One genomic window of Ramlibacter agri includes the following:
- a CDS encoding GNAT family N-acetyltransferase — protein MASHASVRPMQPADLPQVLALQEQAYAGAEFEPERVEVYTNRMRLAPAFCLVDIAPGGRLLGYLVSHPWREAAPPALDALLPVLPADADCWYLHDCAVDAAAKGRGVAARLHHVALDRARALGLRKAALVAVGTAAGFWKRLGYAPRALPGMAERLADYGEGAVYMERAL, from the coding sequence ATGGCCTCCCACGCTTCCGTCCGTCCCATGCAGCCCGCCGACCTGCCGCAGGTGCTGGCGCTGCAGGAGCAGGCTTATGCCGGCGCGGAGTTCGAGCCGGAGCGGGTGGAGGTGTACACCAACCGCATGCGGCTGGCGCCGGCGTTCTGCCTGGTCGACATCGCGCCCGGCGGCCGGCTGCTCGGCTACCTGGTCTCGCACCCGTGGCGTGAAGCCGCGCCGCCGGCGCTGGACGCCTTGCTGCCCGTGTTGCCGGCGGACGCCGATTGCTGGTACCTGCACGATTGCGCGGTGGATGCTGCCGCCAAGGGGCGCGGCGTGGCCGCGCGCCTGCACCACGTGGCGCTGGATCGCGCGCGGGCCCTGGGCTTGCGCAAGGCGGCGCTGGTGGCGGTGGGGACCGCCGCGGGATTCTGGAAGCGCCTGGGCTACGCGCCGCGTGCACTGCCCGGGATGGCCGAGCGCCTGGCCGACTATGGCGAAGGCGCGGTGTACATGGAACGCGCGCTGTAG
- a CDS encoding MFS transporter: protein MSATLVSHDLRKRLAMNLLGLAVGVEFFENLMFVFAAGHILGGVEGAPHDLVAIQGSYAAGSLLMIVQQQWLSRRFGYRRYVAASLALFLAGCLASGLSTSVGGLAAARFVQGLGGGALFTSSRILVNLMFPPAERAPAVRVFILWVLGSTAAAPIVAAWLVDAGGWSWVFFGAMPPAAIALVGAAWLLPDAHPQAARQPWPLLALAGFALGVFALQWLLLSARYDFLSQPAHLLVLGVAAVAAIAAFFWHQWRHHAPLLPFRELGNPTFLIGLGLYFVYYLLSNTGSYLFPVYAQQGLGFSIEATGWMNSASSLVSLLAVFVYMRAARRFPDRRPQLALGLAALVFSAWWFAQMPAGVAHAQLWPGLVAKGVFGMLAILPVANLTFSQLGERWGQGYATKNLVRQLASSLATAVAAVGLQEQQLDARAELLPHVSPDRPEVAQWLHGMEGVLAARGYGAQDAHQGALEVLSRTVDQQAQLVACEHLYLVLAAIGLVVAAAVLLQRRFK, encoded by the coding sequence ATGAGCGCGACGCTGGTCAGCCACGACCTGCGCAAGCGGCTCGCGATGAACCTGCTGGGCCTGGCCGTGGGCGTGGAGTTCTTCGAGAACCTGATGTTCGTGTTCGCCGCCGGCCACATCCTGGGCGGCGTCGAGGGCGCGCCGCACGACCTGGTGGCCATCCAGGGGAGCTATGCCGCCGGCAGCCTGCTGATGATCGTGCAGCAGCAATGGCTGTCGCGCCGCTTCGGCTATCGCCGCTACGTCGCGGCTTCGCTGGCGCTGTTCCTCGCCGGCTGCCTGGCGAGCGGACTGAGCACCAGCGTCGGCGGCCTGGCCGCAGCGCGCTTCGTGCAAGGGCTGGGCGGCGGCGCGCTGTTCACCAGCAGCCGCATCCTGGTCAACCTGATGTTCCCGCCGGCCGAACGGGCGCCGGCCGTGCGCGTCTTCATCCTGTGGGTGTTGGGCAGTACCGCGGCCGCGCCCATCGTGGCCGCGTGGCTGGTGGACGCCGGCGGCTGGTCCTGGGTGTTCTTCGGCGCGATGCCGCCGGCGGCGATCGCGCTCGTGGGTGCGGCCTGGCTGTTGCCGGATGCGCACCCGCAGGCGGCGCGGCAGCCCTGGCCGCTGCTGGCGCTGGCCGGCTTCGCGCTCGGTGTGTTCGCACTGCAGTGGCTGCTGCTCAGCGCGCGCTACGACTTCCTCTCGCAGCCTGCGCACCTGCTGGTGCTGGGCGTGGCCGCGGTGGCCGCGATCGCCGCCTTCTTCTGGCACCAGTGGCGGCACCACGCGCCGCTGCTGCCCTTCCGCGAACTGGGCAACCCGACCTTCCTGATCGGGCTGGGGCTGTACTTCGTCTACTACCTGCTGTCCAACACCGGCAGCTACCTGTTCCCCGTGTATGCGCAGCAGGGCCTGGGCTTCTCGATCGAGGCGACGGGCTGGATGAACAGCGCTTCCTCGCTGGTCTCGCTGCTCGCGGTGTTCGTCTACATGCGGGCCGCGCGCCGCTTCCCCGACCGGCGGCCCCAGCTGGCGCTGGGCCTGGCGGCGCTGGTGTTCTCCGCCTGGTGGTTTGCGCAGATGCCGGCCGGCGTGGCGCACGCGCAGCTCTGGCCGGGCCTGGTCGCCAAGGGCGTGTTCGGCATGCTGGCGATCCTGCCGGTCGCCAACCTTACCTTCAGCCAGCTGGGCGAGCGCTGGGGCCAGGGCTATGCCACGAAGAACCTGGTGCGGCAGCTCGCGTCTTCGCTGGCCACCGCGGTCGCGGCGGTCGGCCTGCAGGAGCAGCAGCTGGACGCGCGGGCGGAACTGCTGCCGCACGTCTCGCCCGACCGGCCCGAAGTGGCGCAGTGGCTGCACGGCATGGAAGGCGTGCTGGCAGCCCGCGGCTACGGCGCGCAGGACGCGCACCAGGGCGCGCTGGAAGTGCTGTCGCGCACCGTCGACCAGCAGGCGCAGCTGGTGGCCTGCGAGCACCTGTACCTGGTGCTCGCCGCGATCGGCCTGGTCGTGGCTGCGGCCGTGCTGCTGCAGCGGCGCTTCAAGTGA